A segment of the Prochlorococcus marinus str. SB genome:
TAGATATATTTTCAATGTAAAAATATTTAGATAAAAGATCATCCTTAGAAATATCATATATAAAATCAATAACATTTTTAGAATTAAGCCTTTTGTTAATCTCTTCAATCCAACAATTTATTTGATTAAACTTATTATTTCTTGGTTTTGCAGCATATATTTGACTTTTTCCTCCACTCTCTTTAATTAATTTTCCCAACTCTATGAGTTGTAAAAATAATTCCTTACCTTTCTTATTCCATTCATAACAAAACTCGTTCCAATTTAAATAAAAAAATTCATTAAAATAATTATTTAAATCAATAATGTTATATTTATTATTTATTTGAAATTTGCAGATATTTTCTTGATCTATATTTTTTAAAATTTGTACAAAAAATGACTTATTGATCCTACTTCCAAATCTAGAACTTATTTTTTTTTTGTTGACTGCTGAAATAAGCTCATAATTAAGATTCAGAAAATCATCAATCCACAAATTATCTATTACATCTTTATACAAATTATCAATATTATTCTCAACATATGGATCTTGTGTTACACCTATTTCAATACTATATTCATCAATAATATTATTACAAAAAGCATGGAAAGTAGTTACTTTTAACTTATAGAATTGATTTATAAAATTATCAATTTCGGAAATTATTTTTTCCTTAGATTTATCTTTATCCTTAAAATTTAGATACCAATCCTTAAGAGTATTATCTATCTTACTTTCATTAGGACTTTGCAAATATAATTTTAAATTATAAAATCTCGAGAGTATTTTATCTTTTAATTCAGAACAAGTATTTTTTGTAAAACTTAGCAAGAGTATCTCATCTGGTTTAACTTTTTTCTCCAAAACATTTCTTAAAACTATGTGAGCCAAAGTAAAACTTTTACCAGTTCCTGCACTTGCTTCTACTAATTTAAACTTATTATCTAATTTAATTTGATTAATATCCATTTCTTTATAAAATTAAACTTTGACCTCATTTTTATAAAGTAAGTAATTCTTAAATTTATTCATTAAATATTTCTCTTCCAAGGCAATCTTAAATTTAATTATTAAAGCTAAACTTATTGTCAAAAATAAAAAATAAATAGTTAATTTTATTAAAAAAACTCCAATAGAAATAAATATTAAAGAATAGTACATAGGATGACGCATAAATCGATAAATACCTGTAGTAACTAGATTGCTATTTTTTGTAGGTCTTGGGAAAGGGGATAAATTTCTACCTAAGTCTTTAATTGAAACTAATATTATTATGAAAGCGATTATGATAATTAAAATACCTAGTAAATAAGAAAAAGGACTTGCTTGAATTATTTGTTTTTGTGCCAGAAATTCCCATTGAAAAAAATGAAGACTAATAATAAAGAACTGTAAAAAAACAAGCATTGGATCATAAGCAGCTTTAAAAAAATTTTTTAACTGAAATTTAGACATTTTTTATTTGTTTAATGCTTTAATTAGAGGACCATATAATCTGTATGATAATTTATCAAAATTATTATTTCCAAGAAAAAAATCTGGTTCTCTTTCATTACCAAAACACATTTTCATTTCGATATTATCTCTTTCTCCTTTAAAAAAAATTTTATTACCAATCCATTTATCTATAAAAGCTTTTTTTTCATTTTTTGATTTTATTTTTGCTTCTACATATTTATAAGCACTTTCTGGTGGAATAGGTAAACATTTTTCAGAATAATTTTTAAAAATATTTATGTAATCCTCCAAAATTAGATTTGATTCAGATCCTCCCGGTGATTGAATAATTTGCGATTTATAATTATTTTCTGTTCTAAAAATTACTTTAGTCTTTTTTATATTCCTCTTTAAAGAAGAAATAAAGAGTAATTTTATCCAAGCCTCAGTTAAATGACTAAAACTTAACTTCGCATTAATTAATTCAATTACGGTGTCATCAGCGATTATATATTCTTCTTTATTCGCATTTAACTTAACATAGATTTTATTAATCTCTTTATGTTTACTCAAACTTGCAGATAGACTGATTAATAATTCTTTGATTTCTTTTTCTTTTGTAAAAGTACTATTTTTGGGCATAATAATACCATTTTCAGCCAATTGATCATTAATATTTAATTCATTTAAATCATCAAAAATATTATGATTATCAATCTCTACTTGTTGGATTATTTTTGAAATTAGTTGCGACTTTTGCAGATTGCTTACATACTCCTCGTCTGGATGATGAATAAATATTTCCTTGGGTGAAATATCGTTTTTATTAAGCCAATATTTTTGTGGAGTCTTAAACCAATAAATCAGTTCTGATAATTTGTAATTTTTAATATCAAATTTTTTTTCATTCCAATTTATATCTTCTATTAAAGAATAATTACTTTTAACAATCTTAGATTTATCAATATCAATTATTTCATTTTTATTTAAATCAGAATCTTTAATTATTAATTCTCTTTGGCCTTGGTTTAAGGAACTATCAAAAAAAGAAATTAACTCTTTTATAGGAAAAGAAACATCTAATTTTTTATTATCTTTATCATTTTTTACCCAAGTAACTATAAATTTATCTCTGCAGGCAATTAACAACTCCAGAAATGCATATTTCTCTCTTTCAAAAACAGATGGATCACCCAAATGATATTTGTTTTTTAATAAATTAATATTTTCACTCTTTGGTAATTTTGGATAATTAACGCTATTCATGTCTATTAGGAAGATAACCTTATGTGGAATATGCCTTGAATTCTCAATATCACTTACAAGGATCTTGTTGATACGTGATTTGCTTTGATATTTAGCTTTATTTATGCAAGAAATTAATATTTCTCTAAAAACTTTTAACAAGATAAGATCATCAGGTATTAAAGGTATTGCGTGATTATCAAGAATTCTATTTATTTCACTTATTTCTAAATTGAAATTTGCATTAGAATTAGCAATACTTTTTAATATAAACTTTAACTTTTCTACCCAATTCGAGTAAGAAAAAGATCCTCTAAGAAAATTAATATATTTTTTTAAATGAATTAATATTTTAACCCATTTATTCAAATCCAAACTTATATTTTTATAGCTAAATGGTTTTAAATTAAAAGTACTTAAATTTACTTCTTTGTCATAAATTAAGCCTAATGTAATTCTTTTTATACACCAATCTAGTGTATTTTTCTCTTCACCTAATCTTTCTTTATCATCTAAACCCCAATGAAACCCGGCTTGGGTAAGTAAGAAAATAATTTCATCCTTCTCAGTAATATTAAAATCAAAAATGTTCTGAGTTACTTTTTTCGAAAGAATATAATCTATTTTTTCAAGTGTAATTTTTTCACTAGCTATTTCAGTGATGTCAATTAGAAATTCATAAATGCTTGAAGAGTCATGATTATCCTCATCAATAAAAAAATAAGGTATCTTTTCACCATTAATTAACTCATTATTAAATATGTACCTTAGATAAGGTTTAATTAAATTAGTTTGTGGAGATAAAACAGCAATATCACTATATTTAATATTCTCGCAAGAATTTATTATTTCTATAATTTTATTTCTTAAATATTCAAATTGACTATTATGATTAAAATGCTCACAAAGTAATATTGAATCATCCCTTTCACTTACTATAAAATCAACGCTATTATTATCAATTAGTCTTTTTTGAATTTGATTAAGAAGAGGAATATCTTTCTTATTATGAAAATTAGTAGTTGGATCGAAATAAATAAGATTATTTTTTAAATTTATACCTTCTGTATAAATATTTTCATCAATTAATTTCTGAAAGTTTGCTCCAAATTTACCAAATATTCTCTCTATATTTGTATTATTTAAATTAGATTTACTTTTATTATCATCAAATTCCAACTCACCTTCAAGACAATTTATTCTATTCCATAAATCTTCTCCAGGAGATATTAAATATAAATTTACCTTAATAAATTTTGAAAGTTCTGAATAAAAATTTATATGTAGTTTAGATAAGTTATTGTCTGAAAAAATATAAATTTGATTTGGTACTTGAAATTGCACTTTTTTAATTTTTCTTAAATTCTTTATTACTTCAATCATGTATAAACATGATGGCTTTTCCGATATCTTTTCCTCTAATAATTTATACAAAATAGGTTGCCAAAATTGATCTGAGTTTAAATTCTTAAATAGATTAGATGAATTAATTTCATATCTATTCCATTGAGAAATCATTTCAGGTCTAAAAATCAGATAATCAATAAAATTATTCGTGATCTTTTTTGTCAGATTATATATGTCTCCATCAATTGTCTTTTTATTATCCAAATATTTATTAATCCAATTTCTAAGAGGAAATGATTCTTTAAAGCTATTTAATTCTTCCAAAGAATCAATAATGCCCCATTTAATTGACTCAAAATTCCACGCGCTCATATCAATTGCAGGGAAAAAATTTGTCAATAAAGATTCGGTATAAGTTGATATTGTCTTTAATTCATAAAGAGCACTTATTTTGTTTTTTATAGTTATTTGTTCACGTAACCAATTCCCCAAAAAGTAATTGGGGACTACTATTTCTAATTTCTCATTTATAGGCGGAGGACATATTTTTAATTCCTCTGCTAACAGCTCACTAATTACTTCAATTTTATTTGACTTATAAAGATTGAGCAATTTACTAGATGGTTATATTAATCAACTTTAAATGGATCAATTATTTCTGCATTAGGACATTCGAATTCCCCCACACCAACAAACTCTAAACGAAGCTTTAAGAAAGTTATAAATTTTTTATCAGTCGATAAAACAACTGCTGGGGTAGATGGAATTTTTGCTTTTAGCTCAGCAAATTGGGCGGTTTGTAAAAATGATGGATTTTTTAAGAGCCAAAAATCTATTTCTTTATTATTTTCTTTATAGTTCCTCATCCTCTCTTTCAAAATTTCATCAAGTGGTTCTTCAACTGTTAAAAACTTTTCACTTGCCGCGACGAAAAAATATTTTGTCATTTTGAAATTTAATTTGATGTAATAAGTGACTTCATTTCACGAACAGACTTTTCTAATCCTATCGCTAAAGCCCTTGCAACAATACTATGACCGATGTTTAACTCGTTCATATTGTTAATTGCTGCAATTTTTTTTACATTATTGTAATTAAGGCCATGACCAGCGTTAACAACTAATCCAAGGTCATTTGCTAAATGTGTAGACTCTATAATCCTTTGGAGCTCTTTATACTGATCAGATCCTGATAGTTCAGCATATTTTCCAGTATGTAATTCAATAAAATCAAAACCTATTTCTTTGGAAAAATTTATCTGTTCACCAAGAGGATCAATAAATGCACTTACTTTTATATTTGAATCCTTTAAATTTTCAACAAAATTCTTAAGGTATTGCACATTACTTTTTACATCCAACCCGCCTTCAGTAGTAACTTCTTGTCTTTTCTCGGGTACAAGAGTTACATAATCGGGAAGAGTTTTTTTGGCAATTTCTAACATTTCTTCAGTAGCAGCCATCTCTAAATTGAGTTTTGTTTTTATAGTCTCTTTTAGAAGGAATAAGTCTCTATCTTGTATATGCCTTCTATCTTCTCTTAGATGAACTGTTATGGAGTCTGCACCTCCTAATTCAGCTAAAAAAGCAAATTGCACAGGGTCAGGCTCCACAGTTTTCCTCGCTTGCCTTACATTTGCAATATGATCAATATTTACTCCTAAAGTAGCCATAATTTTGAAAATCTTTATTTCTAGACAATCTAGTAACCGCCCAATAATAGCTAATAAAAAAGGGCAAACACTTAAATTATTAATATATAGTAAATAGAACTTGAAGAAGAATACCTTAGATATTTGGCATAAAATCAACCCTATATTGGGATTTATTGCAATGTTTGTTACCCAGGACGTTGTTTTGAGATTCTTTTTTAGAAAAAAGAAAATATTAACAAATGGTTATTTGATTCCCATAAATTCCTCTATCATTTTAGCTCCAACCCACAGATCAAGATGGGACGGCTTAATACTCACAATGGCAATGGGTAGAAGGGTAACAAAGAAGGATTGTAGATTTATGGTCACTAAATCCGAAATGAGAGGAATACAAGGTTGGTTTTTAAAAAGACTTGGATGTTTTTCAATAAATCAATTATCGCCATCTCTCTCAGCTTTAAGATATGCGATTGATCTTATAGAAAAAGGCGAACAATTAGTTGTTTTTCCCGAAGGAAAGATTAATAGATATGGAAAAAAATTAGTTCTCAAAGAGGGACTATGCAGATTAGCTAGATTAGCTACAAAAAAAACAACCTCTATTACTATAATTCCTATAGGAATTGCTTACAGCAAAATACCTCCAAACTTTAGGGGCGAATTTTGTTTATCTTTTGGAAAACCAATACCAATTAATAATTATTCAAGCCTTACTATTAAGGATTTTAATAAATTTCTAAATGAAAAAATGATTCAAGAGGAAGAAAAAGCATTAAAAAGTGTAGGTAGATGAATCTGGAATAAGTTACTATGTACTCTAATAATTGAAAAAGAAAATGAAATTCTTTAAATTAATCCCAATTTTATTTATATTTTTTGGAAATGTTCCTTACAAAAATGAAGTTCATGCAGAAATAAAGAATCCAGAAGACTTCAAAGTCCTCTCAAATGAGAGTAAAAAGCTTTCCCTCTCAAACGTTGAATATTTTATAAAAGAAGGTGATAAATATATTAAAAATGGGGATTTTGAAAAAGCTAAGGATTTTTATTTAGACGCTAGAAAATTAGCAAAGCAACTTGCGTCTTTTTATTCTGATCTAAATTCATCGTTCAAAGGTATTGATGCAAGAATACCAAATGAAATGCAAAGGAAAGGTAAGCAAACATTACAAATTTTGGCAGAATCAAATGAAAGATTAGCCTCTTTGTATATAAAAACTGAAAAACCTGAGGTTGCAGTACCCTTACTTGTTGAAACAATTAGAATAATGTCACCTAATAGCCCTGCAGGTAAAGAAGCTTATGAAAGATTGATCCAACTAGGATTTGTTGAGACAAAATATAAAGGTTAATTAAAATTTACAATGATTACTAAAATAGAAGTTATTAACTTAATAACAAAAAAAATCCCTAATTCCCAAGTATTTGTTGAAAACCTAAAGGGAAATGATCATTTGCAAGTAACTGTAATCGCATCTGAATTCTTTGGATTATCATTAGTTAAACAACACCAGCTAGTATATTCTGCTTTGAAGGAAGAATTAGCTTCAGAGGCTATTCATGCACTGGCATTAAAAACAGAAACTCCAAATTGAATTATGGACAACCTAACAAAAGATAAAATACAAAAACTGATTGAATCTAATCCAGTAATGGTTTTCATGAAAGGGACAAAATTAATGCCTCAATGCGGTTTTTCCAACAATGTAGTTCAAATATTAAATTCTTTAGGGGTAGAATTTGGTTCCTTTGATGTTTTAAGTGATTTCGCTATAAGAGAAGGTATCAAAGAATATTCAGATTGGCCAACAATTCCTCAAGTTTACTTAAAAGGAGAATTTCTTGGTGGATCAGACATTCTTATTGAGATGTACAACTCTGGATCTCTCAAAGAAAAAATAGAAGTTGAATTAGCGTCTTAAAACAATTAGTGAGTATAAATACTTTATTGATTAATAAAAATTAATATTTTAAATCCTTTTTTTGTCAAAAAAACCTTTATTTCCATCTCCATCTGGATCAATAAAACTTGACGGATCTAAAATCCATCTTTCAATTAATCTTTCTAATTTCTCTTGATCCTTTTGCTCTAAACTACTGCAATTCCTTAATGCTTGGAGATAACCATCACTATATAATTTAAGATCAGATGGCGTATGAAAACGAGTAACTAAGTCCTGGCAACTATCGCAAATTGACTGAAAGTGACGAATTGCTTTGGGGTTTTCAAATGATGTCATAATTCGATAAATTCTGATTTTTATTTTGCATTTGTTATACCTTATTAAGAACGATCAAAAATTGCCTGGCCCAACAGTAATTAAGAATGCAATCAACTGAGCAAATCTTAGCTTCAACTCCTGGCAGTTCACAATTGCCTACGAGCTCTCAAACTCCCTCAAGAGTTCTAGTTGTTGAACCTCACCCCACACTTAGAACAGTACTTGTGCAAAGGCTTCGCCAAGATGGCCATTTAGCTGCAGCAGTAGGTACAGCTGCAGAAGCTATTGACTTATGCAGAGAACAAGCACCTGACTTATTAGTTAGCGCAGAAATCCTAGAGCAGAATACTGCAATGAGATTAGCTCAACAACTTGGGTCTTCAGTCATAGTTTTAACGGCAAGATCAGGTGTTGAAGCATTAGTAAATCTTTTAGATGAAGGGGCAGATGATGTCCTCAGAAAACCTTTTGGACTTGAAGAGCTTGCAGCACGATGCAGAACACTCCTAAAAAGGGGAAGGATAGGATTACAAGAAAAAGTTGAGGTTGGACCTTTAGAGGTTCATCTTCTTTTGAGACAAGTTACTCTAAGCGAGAAGCCAGTAGAATTAAGTCCTAGGGAGTTTGCACTCCTTTGCGCTCTTTTAATGCCACCTGGGATGGTAAGAAGTCGTCAAGAGCTCTTAAGAATGGCCTGGCCGCCCTTCAGTGGTGGCCCAAGGTCTGTTGATACTCAAGTATTAACCCTGCGTAGGAAATTAGAGCAGGCTGGATTGGGAGAAGGAGGGGGAATAACCACTGTTAGACAACAAGGTTATAGATTCAGTATTGATAATATTTAATTTAGAAAAGCAAATAATTCACCAATAATCATTAAAACTGATATTAAAGTCAGTAATTTATATGTCCATAGTGGTGATATGTAAGATATTTCATTAATAGCAATACCAGTATTACTGGAAACAATTAATAAGAATTTTTCAAAGTTTTCCAATCTTTGTGGGACAAGGATATTATCACCTTGAAAAGTATTAAAGTAATAAACTTTACTACCCTGACTGGTTGGCAAAGATTTGATTAATTTAATATCTTTCCAAGAAATCTCCCAATTTTTTTTTCCTAAGAATTTTGAAATAAAACTACTTTTGTATGAAATCTTATTACTGCAAGTTTCTACATAATCACTTGTGATATTGATTATCAAATAAACTCCTAAGGCAAAAAATATAATAGATGGTATTTTTAATTTTTCAATTGAAATAAATGGTAAAGGAATTGTAAGCGCTAAATAGAGAGAAATTAACGAACTTTTTACGAAAAAAGGAGTTTTAAACGTTTCTATCATTTCTGAAGTATCCTTTTAATCAGGCAATTTAAAACTGTTTATGTTTAACTTTGCACCTATTTTGTGAGCGCATGCGTATCCACTAAAAGCAACTGCATTTAGGCCTTGGCCAGGGAAACATGAATCCCCTACACAATAAAGGTTTTGAATTTTTGTAGTGTTGAAAGGCATGGGCAAAAGTCCAAGCAACTTTTTACTGGGAATTGGCCCATAACTACCTTCATATCTTCCAAGAAACTTTTTATGAGTTTTGGGAGTACCAATTTCTTTGTGATCAATATTTTGTTCAAGATTAGGAAGAATAGTCGATATTTTTTCAACAAGAAAAGAAAAATATTTTTCTTTCTTTTGCAAATATTCTTTCCTTGATAGGCCTTCCCATTCACTCATCGATGAAGGAGTAAATGCATGTACGATATGTTTACCTTCTGGAGCTAAAGAAGAATCAAGCAAAGTAGGTATAGAAACAAAAATAACTCCCTTTTCTCTTTCTAATTCTTCCCAATTATCAACGATTATATGATGACAATTAAAATTATCGGATATTAGATTTTTTTCTACTCCAAGGTGAATCGAAACAAAAGAAGGTGAAGGTTTATAAGTTTCTGACCACTTATATTCACTTTTTGGGACGTTTTTACTCGAAATTAATCCTTTAGTATTATCTTTTAATCCAAATGTATCCCATCTAGTGGAGTTGGATACAATAATGTTTGAATATATCTTTTCCCCATTTGAGAGCTTAACTCCTACCGCTTTCTCATCCTTTAAGAGGATTTCTGTCACATTGGCTTTATATCTAACTTTTCCTCCTAATTTTTCAATACCAGAAACAAACTTCTCTGCTATGGTTCCAACGCCACCTTTTGGATAATTTATCCCCCCAGCATGCCTATCTGTAAATACCATTCCCGCATTAATCATAGGGGTTTTTAGAGCTGGCATTACAGACCAACAAAAACATTCGATATCGATAAATCTTAAAAGTTCAGGATCTTTTATAAACTTTCTTGCAACATCTCCCGCATTTGCTGGCAACCATCTAGCTAACCCTAAACAGGATAATGGAGATTTAAAGAAAACTTTAAAAAGATAACTTGGATCCTCTATTGATAAAAGAGGCATTGAGTCTAAACATTTAAATACACTTGTACAAGTATCGTAGAATTTCTTGATACCTTTTTTTTCATTAGGGAAACTAGCTGATAATTTGCTTATAAATTGCTCATAATTTTTATCTACAGAAATATTAAAGTTATGTGGTAAGTGATATTCCAGTTGAACAGGATCGGGAATAGTTTCGCATTTTTCATTTACATCTTTCAAAGCACGAGTTAATAAATTGGTATAGCCTTTCTCTCCAAATCCAAAAATCATTGAAGCCCCTACATCAAAGGTATAGCCTTTTCTCTTAAAAGAGCCTCCACTTCCCCCTGGAATAATATATTTTTCAAGAACCAATACTTGAGCTCCTTTCGCCGCCAATTG
Coding sequences within it:
- the crtH gene encoding carotenoid isomerase → MELNKENFDAIIIGSGIGGLVTASQLAAKGAQVLVLEKYIIPGGSGGSFKRKGYTFDVGASMIFGFGEKGYTNLLTRALKDVNEKCETIPDPVQLEYHLPHNFNISVDKNYEQFISKLSASFPNEKKGIKKFYDTCTSVFKCLDSMPLLSIEDPSYLFKVFFKSPLSCLGLARWLPANAGDVARKFIKDPELLRFIDIECFCWSVMPALKTPMINAGMVFTDRHAGGINYPKGGVGTIAEKFVSGIEKLGGKVRYKANVTEILLKDEKAVGVKLSNGEKIYSNIIVSNSTRWDTFGLKDNTKGLISSKNVPKSEYKWSETYKPSPSFVSIHLGVEKNLISDNFNCHHIIVDNWEELEREKGVIFVSIPTLLDSSLAPEGKHIVHAFTPSSMSEWEGLSRKEYLQKKEKYFSFLVEKISTILPNLEQNIDHKEIGTPKTHKKFLGRYEGSYGPIPSKKLLGLLPMPFNTTKIQNLYCVGDSCFPGQGLNAVAFSGYACAHKIGAKLNINSFKLPD
- a CDS encoding lysophospholipid acyltransferase family protein; this translates as MFVTQDVVLRFFFRKKKILTNGYLIPINSSIILAPTHRSRWDGLILTMAMGRRVTKKDCRFMVTKSEMRGIQGWFLKRLGCFSINQLSPSLSALRYAIDLIEKGEQLVVFPEGKINRYGKKLVLKEGLCRLARLATKKTTSITIIPIGIAYSKIPPNFRGEFCLSFGKPIPINNYSSLTIKDFNKFLNEKMIQEEEKALKSVGR
- a CDS encoding response regulator transcription factor — encoded protein: MQSTEQILASTPGSSQLPTSSQTPSRVLVVEPHPTLRTVLVQRLRQDGHLAAAVGTAAEAIDLCREQAPDLLVSAEILEQNTAMRLAQQLGSSVIVLTARSGVEALVNLLDEGADDVLRKPFGLEELAARCRTLLKRGRIGLQEKVEVGPLEVHLLLRQVTLSEKPVELSPREFALLCALLMPPGMVRSRQELLRMAWPPFSGGPRSVDTQVLTLRRKLEQAGLGEGGGITTVRQQGYRFSIDNI
- a CDS encoding BolA/IbaG family iron-sulfur metabolism protein, giving the protein MITKIEVINLITKKIPNSQVFVENLKGNDHLQVTVIASEFFGLSLVKQHQLVYSALKEELASEAIHALALKTETPN
- a CDS encoding exodeoxyribonuclease V subunit gamma; translation: MLNLYKSNKIEVISELLAEELKICPPPINEKLEIVVPNYFLGNWLREQITIKNKISALYELKTISTYTESLLTNFFPAIDMSAWNFESIKWGIIDSLEELNSFKESFPLRNWINKYLDNKKTIDGDIYNLTKKITNNFIDYLIFRPEMISQWNRYEINSSNLFKNLNSDQFWQPILYKLLEEKISEKPSCLYMIEVIKNLRKIKKVQFQVPNQIYIFSDNNLSKLHINFYSELSKFIKVNLYLISPGEDLWNRINCLEGELEFDDNKSKSNLNNTNIERIFGKFGANFQKLIDENIYTEGINLKNNLIYFDPTTNFHNKKDIPLLNQIQKRLIDNNSVDFIVSERDDSILLCEHFNHNSQFEYLRNKIIEIINSCENIKYSDIAVLSPQTNLIKPYLRYIFNNELINGEKIPYFFIDEDNHDSSSIYEFLIDITEIASEKITLEKIDYILSKKVTQNIFDFNITEKDEIIFLLTQAGFHWGLDDKERLGEEKNTLDWCIKRITLGLIYDKEVNLSTFNLKPFSYKNISLDLNKWVKILIHLKKYINFLRGSFSYSNWVEKLKFILKSIANSNANFNLEISEINRILDNHAIPLIPDDLILLKVFREILISCINKAKYQSKSRINKILVSDIENSRHIPHKVIFLIDMNSVNYPKLPKSENINLLKNKYHLGDPSVFEREKYAFLELLIACRDKFIVTWVKNDKDNKKLDVSFPIKELISFFDSSLNQGQRELIIKDSDLNKNEIIDIDKSKIVKSNYSLIEDINWNEKKFDIKNYKLSELIYWFKTPQKYWLNKNDISPKEIFIHHPDEEYVSNLQKSQLISKIIQQVEIDNHNIFDDLNELNINDQLAENGIIMPKNSTFTKEKEIKELLISLSASLSKHKEINKIYVKLNANKEEYIIADDTVIELINAKLSFSHLTEAWIKLLFISSLKRNIKKTKVIFRTENNYKSQIIQSPGGSESNLILEDYINIFKNYSEKCLPIPPESAYKYVEAKIKSKNEKKAFIDKWIGNKIFFKGERDNIEMKMCFGNEREPDFFLGNNNFDKLSYRLYGPLIKALNK
- the grxD gene encoding Grx4 family monothiol glutaredoxin, with product MDNLTKDKIQKLIESNPVMVFMKGTKLMPQCGFSNNVVQILNSLGVEFGSFDVLSDFAIREGIKEYSDWPTIPQVYLKGEFLGGSDILIEMYNSGSLKEKIEVELAS
- a CDS encoding MgPME-cyclase complex family protein — protein: MTKYFFVAASEKFLTVEEPLDEILKERMRNYKENNKEIDFWLLKNPSFLQTAQFAELKAKIPSTPAVVLSTDKKFITFLKLRLEFVGVGEFECPNAEIIDPFKVD
- a CDS encoding pyridoxine 5'-phosphate synthase, translating into MATLGVNIDHIANVRQARKTVEPDPVQFAFLAELGGADSITVHLREDRRHIQDRDLFLLKETIKTKLNLEMAATEEMLEIAKKTLPDYVTLVPEKRQEVTTEGGLDVKSNVQYLKNFVENLKDSNIKVSAFIDPLGEQINFSKEIGFDFIELHTGKYAELSGSDQYKELQRIIESTHLANDLGLVVNAGHGLNYNNVKKIAAINNMNELNIGHSIVARALAIGLEKSVREMKSLITSN
- a CDS encoding methyltransferase family protein: MSKFQLKNFFKAAYDPMLVFLQFFIISLHFFQWEFLAQKQIIQASPFSYLLGILIIIIAFIIILVSIKDLGRNLSPFPRPTKNSNLVTTGIYRFMRHPMYYSLIFISIGVFLIKLTIYFLFLTISLALIIKFKIALEEKYLMNKFKNYLLYKNEVKV
- a CDS encoding DUF6761 family protein, yielding MTSFENPKAIRHFQSICDSCQDLVTRFHTPSDLKLYSDGYLQALRNCSSLEQKDQEKLERLIERWILDPSSFIDPDGDGNKGFFDKKRI